From one Lycium barbarum isolate Lr01 chromosome 6, ASM1917538v2, whole genome shotgun sequence genomic stretch:
- the LOC132644681 gene encoding B3 domain-containing protein Os01g0234100-like, with translation MAMMHNLYGQIDLASSAKYRAEEVQLRLSNKYPSFMKPMIRSNVSGGFWLSLPRLFCQLHMPRHDIAVTLVDESQEEYKTKYLAERNGLSGGWRGFSLAHDLVEGDVLVFQLFRFCKLKVYIVRANYLAEVDAALVLLHLDAHQNQIDPVHQRQDNRSMKQDGIKRQKLSSQEGDYYSSENMLHKHSHPRNTFKDLDLPSKGLAYETFSIVNAVKTNILNDPPSGSFSSWTTRPTELEQLEIRPFSAGYSIEPALTVPGADMEFSKKSPLSSSKKKALEIKKKLLKKRASGPSKTFKVENGDKKNVQICTEKKSQKHSSVEANSSAMLRAAEVQANLPLQFPSFVKYMLHSHVTGGFWLSFPKRFCDAHLPKHDDTVVLVDENEEEFAAKYLIDKNGLSGGWRGFSIAHSLLEGDVLVFQLIQPCKFKVYIVRKHSLTEIDSAISLLNLDFHARPIKSDQDEVMKICEAKEEKHLEPSTQDIHQDDKQEEAMLLPNSDHGPVTDQCGNDSDNASEVLEGIRFSESRIEFKDVKDYSGFNILVDGLIIDSEVPAHIRNKYYGLCSTQNSFLHDHLLGGLNVKLAAGMITETVNIADAIRASKMSTPREYLDTWDNTLKGFECLGMGVGFLRARLSKLVSLSCESKNILASKKVELAEAKEEMKNLEEKVLKVKQVIKNLDSDIEALTKKDANFELNFKRLAAAPW, from the exons ATGGCAATGATGCACAATCTTTATGGTCAAATTGATTTGGCATCATCTGCCAAGTATCGAGCAGAGGAGGTTCAATTAAGATTGAGCAATAAATATCCAAGCTTTATGAAGCCAATGATCAGATCAAATGTTAGTGGAGGTTTCTGGCTA TCTCTTCCAAGGTTATTCTGCCAGCTGCATATGCCACGACATGATATAGCCGTTACTTTGGTAGATGAAAGCCAGGAAGAGTATAAAACAAAATATCTTGCTGAGAGGAATGGACTCAGTGGCGGATGGCGGGGTTTTTCTCTTGCACATGACTTAGTGGAGGGAGATGTTTTAGTTTTTCAGCTGTTCAGATTCTGCAAATTGAAG GTGTATATAGTCAGAGCCAATTATTTGGCTGAAGTTGACGCCGCTCTTGTTCTTCTGCATTTAGATGCCCATCAAAATCAAATTGATCCTG TGCACCAAAGGCAGGATAATAGAAGTATGAAACAAGATGGGATTAAGCGTCAAAAACTTTCCTCACAAGAAGGGGATTATTATTCTTCAGAAAATATGTTACACAAACATAGTCATCCAAGGAATACGTTCAAAGATCTTGACCTACCTTCAAAAG GACTGGCCTATGAAACTTTCAGCATTGTGAATGCCGTAAAAACCAACATACTTAATGACCCTCCAAGTGGTTCTTTCTCATCATGGACCACAAGGCCAACTGAACTTGAGCAGTTAGAGATCAGACCCTTTTCAGCTGGATACTCCATTGAACCAGCTTTAACCGTACCAGGGGCAGATATGGAATTC TCCAAGAAGAGCCCTCTTTCTTCCTCAAAG AAAAAGGCACTGGAAATCAAGAAAAAGCTGCTCAAGAAAAGGGCTTCGGGTCCAAGTAAAACCTTCAAG GTGGAAAATGGAGACAAAAAGAACGTTCAAATATG CACTGAAAAGAAGTCACAGAAACACAGCTCTGTTGAAGCAAACTCATCAGCCATGCTGCGAGCTGCAGAAGTTCAAGCAAATTTGCCTTTACAGTTTCCTAGTTTTGTCAAATATATGCTCCATTCACATGTCACGGGGGGATTTTGGTTG AGCTTTCCAAAAAGATTTTGCGATGCCCATTTGCCAAAACATGATGATACCGTTGTTTTGGTGGATGAAAACGAAGAAGAATTTGCTGCCAAGTACCTTATTGATAAGAATGGATTGAGTGGGGGTTGGAGAGGTTTCTCCATTGCTCACAGCCTTCTTGAAGGGGATGTCTTAGTCTTCCAATTGATTCAACCCTGCAAATTTAAG GTATACATTGTAAGAAAACATAGCTTGACAGAAATTGATAGTGCTATCAGTCTCCTAAATCTGGATTTTCATGCTAGACCAATCAAATCTG ATCAAGATGAAGTGATGAAAATTTGTGAAGCAAAAGAGGAGAAACACTTGGAGCCTTCTACCCAAGATATTCATCAAGATGACAAACAAGAAGAAGCCATGTTGTTACCAAACTCGGACCACGGCCCTGTAACAGATCAATGTGGGAATGACAGCGATAATGCCTCTGAAGTTTTAGAAGGAATTAGATTTTCAGAATCAAGAATCGAATTCAAAGATGTGAAGGACTATTCTGGCTTCAACATTCTCGTCGATGGCCTGATCATCGACTCTGAGGTTCCTGCACACATTCGGAACAAATACTATGGTCTTTGCAGCACCCAAAATTCATTTCTCCATGACCATTTACTTGGTGGCCTAAATGTCAAGCTAGCTGCTGGAATGATTACTGAAACTGTGAACATTGCTGATGCCATTAGAGCTTCCAAGATGTCGACCCCTCGTGAATATCTTGATACTTGGGACAATACATTGAAAGGGTTCGAGTGTTTAGGCATGGGAGTTGGATTTTTACGTGCAAGGCTTAGTAAGCTCGTTAGCTTGTCATGTGAATCGAAAAACATTCTTGCATCAAAGAAAGTTGAGCTAGCTGAAGcaaaagaggaaatgaagaatcTTGAAGAAAAGGTTTTGAAAGTGAAACAGGTGATAAAGAATCTAGATTCTGATATTGAGGCTttaacaaagaaagatgcaaattTTGAGCTCAATTTCAAGAGACTGGCAGCTGCTCCATGGTAA
- the LOC132599042 gene encoding B3 domain-containing protein Os01g0234100-like isoform X1: MGYFSRFHEFRPLLLLLNCHVTSLLSKFFSVKNIIISAEQSTVSSLSFSQMAISSLNSSKNSPLSSSKKKALEIKNKPLKKRALGPSKTKVENGDKKKVQLRTEKKSQKQSYIEANSSAMARAEEVKANLPTQFPNFIKNMNPSHVSGGFWLGLPKRFCDDHLPKHDNTVILVDENEEESATKYLAVKNGLSGGWRGFSIAHSLLEGDVLVFQLIQPCKFKVYIVRENSLTEIDGAISLLYLDFHARPLKSDQDEVMKICEAKEEKYLEPSTQDIHQDDKQEEAMLLPNSDHGPVTDQCGNDSDNASEVLEGIRFSESRIEFKDVKDYSGFNILVDGLIIDSEVPAHIRTKYYDLCSTQNSFLHDHLLGGLNVKLAAGMITETVNIADAIRASKISTPREYLDTWDNTLKGFECLGMGVGFLRARLSKLVSLSCELKNILASKKVELAEAKEEMRNLEEKVLKVKQVIKNLDSDTEALTKKDANFELNFKKLAAAPW; the protein is encoded by the exons ATGGGGTATTTTAGCCGTTTTCACGAATTCAG GCCTCTGTTACTTCTTCTAAACTGCCACGTCACTTCTTTACTTTCAAAGTTCTTTTCGGTGAAAAATATTATAATTTCCGCCGAACAGTCTACTGTTAGTTCTCTCAGCTTCTCTCAAATGGCGATCTCATCTCTAAATTCCTCCAAGAATAGCCCTCTTTCTTCCTCAAAG AAAAAGGCACTGGAAATCAAGAATAAGCCGCTCAAGAAAAGAGCTTTGGGTCCTAGTAAAACAAAG GTGGAAAATGGAGATAAAAAGAAGGTTCAATTACG CACCGAAAAGAAGTCACAGAAACAAAGCTACATTGAAGCAAACTCATCAGCCATGGCACGAGCTGAAGAAGTTAAAGCAAATTTGCCTACACAATTTCCTAATTTTATCAAGAATATGAACCCTTCACATGTCAGTGGGGGATTTTGGTTG GGTTTGCCAAAGAGATTTTGTGATGACCATTTGCCAAAACATGACAACACTGTTATTTTGGtggatgaaaatgaagaagaatctGCTACCAAGTACCTTGCTGTTAAGAATGGATTGAGTGGGGGTTGGAGAGGATTCTCCATTGCTCACAGCCTTCTTGAAGGGGATGTCTTAGTCTTCCAATTGATTCAACCCTGCAAATTTAAG GTATACATAGTAAGAGAAAATAGCTTGACGGAAATTGATGGTGCTATCAGTCTCCTATATCTGGATTTTCATGCTAGACCACTCAAATCTG ATCAAGATGAAGTGATGAAAATTTGTGAAGCAAAAGAGGAGAAATACTTGGAGCCTTCTACACAAGATATTCATCAAGATGACAAACAAGAAGAAGCCATGTTGTTACCAAACTCGGACCACGGCCCTGTAACAGATCAATGTGGGAATGACAGCGATAATGCCTCTGAAGTTTTAGAAGGAATTAGATTTTCAGAATCAAGAATTGAATTCAAAGATGTGAAGGACTATTCTGGCTTCAACATTCTCGTCGATGGCCTGATCATCGACTCTGAGGTTCCTGCACACATTCGGACCAAATACTATGATCTTTGCAGCACCCAAAATTCATTTCTCCATGACCATTTACTTGGTGGCCTAAATGTCAAGCTAGCTGCTGGAATGATTACTGAAACTGTGAACATTGCTGATGCCATTAGAGCTTCCAAGATTTCGACCCCTCGCGAATATCTTGATACTTGGGACAATACATTGAAAGGGTTCGAGTGTTTAGGCATGGGAGTTGGATTTTTACGTGCAAGGCTTAGTAAGCTCGTTAGCTTGTCGTGTGAATTGAAAAACATTCTTGCATCAAAGAAAGTTGAGCTAGCTGAAGCAAAAGAGGAAATGAGGAATCTTGAAGAAAAGGTTTTGAAAGTGAAACAGGTGATAAAGAATCTAGATTCTGATACTGAGGCTttaacaaagaaagatgcaaattTTGAGCTCAATTTCAAGAAACTGGCAGCTGCTCCATGGTAA
- the LOC132599042 gene encoding B3 domain-containing protein Os01g0234100-like isoform X3, giving the protein MAISSLNSSEKSPLSSSKKKALEIKNKPLKKRALGPSKTKVENGDKKKVQLRTEKKSQKQSYIEANSSAMARAEEVKANLPTQFPNFIKNMNPSHVSGGFWLGLPKRFCDDHLPKHDNTVILVDENEEESATKYLAVKNGLSGGWRGFSIAHSLLEGDVLVFQLIQPCKFKVYIVRENSLTEIDGAISLLYLDFHARPLKSDQDEVMKICEAKEEKYLEPSTQDIHQDDKQEEAMLLPNSDHGPVTDQCGNDSDNASEVLEGIRFSESRIEFKDVKDYSGFNILVDGLIIDSEVPAHIRTKYYDLCSTQNSFLHDHLLGGLNVKLAAGMITETVNIADAIRASKISTPREYLDTWDNTLKGFECLGMGVGFLRARLSKLVSLSCELKNILASKKVELAEAKEEMRNLEEKVLKVKQVIKNLDSDTEALTKKDANFELNFKKLAAAPW; this is encoded by the exons ATGGCGATCTCATCTctaaattcctccgagaaaagcCCTCTTTCTTCCTCAAAG AAAAAGGCACTGGAAATCAAGAATAAGCCGCTCAAGAAAAGAGCTTTGGGTCCTAGTAAAACAAAG GTGGAAAATGGAGATAAAAAGAAGGTTCAATTACG CACCGAAAAGAAGTCACAGAAACAAAGCTACATTGAAGCAAACTCATCAGCCATGGCACGAGCTGAAGAAGTTAAAGCAAATTTGCCTACACAATTTCCTAATTTTATCAAGAATATGAACCCTTCACATGTCAGTGGGGGATTTTGGTTG GGTTTGCCAAAGAGATTTTGTGATGACCATTTGCCAAAACATGACAACACTGTTATTTTGGtggatgaaaatgaagaagaatctGCTACCAAGTACCTTGCTGTTAAGAATGGATTGAGTGGGGGTTGGAGAGGATTCTCCATTGCTCACAGCCTTCTTGAAGGGGATGTCTTAGTCTTCCAATTGATTCAACCCTGCAAATTTAAG GTATACATAGTAAGAGAAAATAGCTTGACGGAAATTGATGGTGCTATCAGTCTCCTATATCTGGATTTTCATGCTAGACCACTCAAATCTG ATCAAGATGAAGTGATGAAAATTTGTGAAGCAAAAGAGGAGAAATACTTGGAGCCTTCTACACAAGATATTCATCAAGATGACAAACAAGAAGAAGCCATGTTGTTACCAAACTCGGACCACGGCCCTGTAACAGATCAATGTGGGAATGACAGCGATAATGCCTCTGAAGTTTTAGAAGGAATTAGATTTTCAGAATCAAGAATTGAATTCAAAGATGTGAAGGACTATTCTGGCTTCAACATTCTCGTCGATGGCCTGATCATCGACTCTGAGGTTCCTGCACACATTCGGACCAAATACTATGATCTTTGCAGCACCCAAAATTCATTTCTCCATGACCATTTACTTGGTGGCCTAAATGTCAAGCTAGCTGCTGGAATGATTACTGAAACTGTGAACATTGCTGATGCCATTAGAGCTTCCAAGATTTCGACCCCTCGCGAATATCTTGATACTTGGGACAATACATTGAAAGGGTTCGAGTGTTTAGGCATGGGAGTTGGATTTTTACGTGCAAGGCTTAGTAAGCTCGTTAGCTTGTCGTGTGAATTGAAAAACATTCTTGCATCAAAGAAAGTTGAGCTAGCTGAAGCAAAAGAGGAAATGAGGAATCTTGAAGAAAAGGTTTTGAAAGTGAAACAGGTGATAAAGAATCTAGATTCTGATACTGAGGCTttaacaaagaaagatgcaaattTTGAGCTCAATTTCAAGAAACTGGCAGCTGCTCCATGGTAA
- the LOC132599042 gene encoding B3 domain-containing protein Os01g0234100-like isoform X2, translating into MAISSLNSSKNSPLSSSKKKALEIKNKPLKKRALGPSKTKVENGDKKKVQLRTEKKSQKQSYIEANSSAMARAEEVKANLPTQFPNFIKNMNPSHVSGGFWLGLPKRFCDDHLPKHDNTVILVDENEEESATKYLAVKNGLSGGWRGFSIAHSLLEGDVLVFQLIQPCKFKVYIVRENSLTEIDGAISLLYLDFHARPLKSDQDEVMKICEAKEEKYLEPSTQDIHQDDKQEEAMLLPNSDHGPVTDQCGNDSDNASEVLEGIRFSESRIEFKDVKDYSGFNILVDGLIIDSEVPAHIRTKYYDLCSTQNSFLHDHLLGGLNVKLAAGMITETVNIADAIRASKISTPREYLDTWDNTLKGFECLGMGVGFLRARLSKLVSLSCELKNILASKKVELAEAKEEMRNLEEKVLKVKQVIKNLDSDTEALTKKDANFELNFKKLAAAPW; encoded by the exons ATGGCGATCTCATCTCTAAATTCCTCCAAGAATAGCCCTCTTTCTTCCTCAAAG AAAAAGGCACTGGAAATCAAGAATAAGCCGCTCAAGAAAAGAGCTTTGGGTCCTAGTAAAACAAAG GTGGAAAATGGAGATAAAAAGAAGGTTCAATTACG CACCGAAAAGAAGTCACAGAAACAAAGCTACATTGAAGCAAACTCATCAGCCATGGCACGAGCTGAAGAAGTTAAAGCAAATTTGCCTACACAATTTCCTAATTTTATCAAGAATATGAACCCTTCACATGTCAGTGGGGGATTTTGGTTG GGTTTGCCAAAGAGATTTTGTGATGACCATTTGCCAAAACATGACAACACTGTTATTTTGGtggatgaaaatgaagaagaatctGCTACCAAGTACCTTGCTGTTAAGAATGGATTGAGTGGGGGTTGGAGAGGATTCTCCATTGCTCACAGCCTTCTTGAAGGGGATGTCTTAGTCTTCCAATTGATTCAACCCTGCAAATTTAAG GTATACATAGTAAGAGAAAATAGCTTGACGGAAATTGATGGTGCTATCAGTCTCCTATATCTGGATTTTCATGCTAGACCACTCAAATCTG ATCAAGATGAAGTGATGAAAATTTGTGAAGCAAAAGAGGAGAAATACTTGGAGCCTTCTACACAAGATATTCATCAAGATGACAAACAAGAAGAAGCCATGTTGTTACCAAACTCGGACCACGGCCCTGTAACAGATCAATGTGGGAATGACAGCGATAATGCCTCTGAAGTTTTAGAAGGAATTAGATTTTCAGAATCAAGAATTGAATTCAAAGATGTGAAGGACTATTCTGGCTTCAACATTCTCGTCGATGGCCTGATCATCGACTCTGAGGTTCCTGCACACATTCGGACCAAATACTATGATCTTTGCAGCACCCAAAATTCATTTCTCCATGACCATTTACTTGGTGGCCTAAATGTCAAGCTAGCTGCTGGAATGATTACTGAAACTGTGAACATTGCTGATGCCATTAGAGCTTCCAAGATTTCGACCCCTCGCGAATATCTTGATACTTGGGACAATACATTGAAAGGGTTCGAGTGTTTAGGCATGGGAGTTGGATTTTTACGTGCAAGGCTTAGTAAGCTCGTTAGCTTGTCGTGTGAATTGAAAAACATTCTTGCATCAAAGAAAGTTGAGCTAGCTGAAGCAAAAGAGGAAATGAGGAATCTTGAAGAAAAGGTTTTGAAAGTGAAACAGGTGATAAAGAATCTAGATTCTGATACTGAGGCTttaacaaagaaagatgcaaattTTGAGCTCAATTTCAAGAAACTGGCAGCTGCTCCATGGTAA